A genomic stretch from Mesoplodon densirostris isolate mMesDen1 chromosome 3, mMesDen1 primary haplotype, whole genome shotgun sequence includes:
- the LOC132486950 gene encoding putative methyl-CpG-binding domain protein 3-like 3 produces the protein MCGVDSTEMGKLKRNMMAETLEKKRQDHLAKAKQRRRDRTALPMRLTSCIFKRQVTKITSHPDKAVRRRRCEGNLEKPQQVCAFRRLQGLQVYSPEGESFSTLDSAIIFGVIAPRDAGESLGRAGDGSLHTSPEAITTQSSDGAEMIPGLGLFLPQTLCRQRVTYADIRRQSRKVKRARERLGMALRADRLARETERARSPEN, from the exons ATGTGCGGAGTTGACAGTACAGAGATG GGGAAGCTCAAAAGAAATATGATGGCTGAGACGTTGGAGAAGAAAAGACAAGACCATTTAGCCAAGGCCAAGCAGAGACGTCGTGACAGAACTGCACTTCCTATGAGGCTGACCAGCTGCATTTTCAAGAGGCAAGTCACAAAGATAACTTCTCATCCTGACAAGGCGGTCAGGCGCCGTCGATGCGAGGGGAACTTGGAGAAGCCCCAGCAAGTCTGTGCATTCAGGAGACTGCAGGGGCTCCAGGTCTACAGCCCTGAAGGAGAATCTTTCAGCACGTTGGACAGCGCAATTATTTTCGGAGTAATTGCCCCGCGTGATGCAGGTGAATCCCTGGGCCGTGCTGGTGACGGGTCTCTGCACACCAGCCCTGAAGCCATCACTACCCAGTCTTCAGACGGGGCAGAGATGATCCCAGGATTGGGTCTCTTCCTCCCACAGACCCTCTGCAGGCAACGAGTAACATATGCAGATATTCGCCGACAGTCTCGGAAAGTGAAAAGAGCAAGGGAGAGACTGGGTATGGCCTTGAGGGCAGACAGGCTTgccagggagacagagagagccaGGAGCCCTGAGAACTAG
- the ADGRE1 gene encoding adhesion G protein-coupled receptor E1 produces the protein MWSFSFLLFWGCCGIYTWGMFTLSSLESKTRHMKGCADTTTCPAYATCTNTSTSYYCTCKKGFLSSNGLTKFRDPQVECKDIDECSQSHPPCGPNSICRNLPGRYKCNCLPGFSSPTGNNWNPGKPGHFTCTDINECLYSGVCPEHSECTNSLGSYRCSCQVGFTSRNSTCEDVDECADPRTCPEHSTCHNSLGSYSCACNPGFESSGGKMSFQGLGETCEDVDECSRNSTLCGPSSICTNILGKYSCSCLPGFFSPNLWSPEKPEAFKCTDIDECLDKCLFNATCTNTPGSYFCTCHLGFAPSNGEFNSIDPKVDCIDIDECLQDPSPCGPNSVCTNTLGSYSCGCMVGFHPNPEVSWKYGNFSCKRVPFKCKEDVLPNNEWVQLCQVGAAVEPEYVSFCALMNATLSILDDVCKNKTTVISLKRTAESFASVIEQTSTWPNFTKEKTSTLATVLLESVESTTLAAFLKPSANVSQTIQTDYLDIETKVINKGCTEENEAFNLKAKGDKMKIWCSTIEESESTGINGVAFVSFAGMESVLDERFFQDPQMPLANSQRKLKLNSRIVGGIITGEKKDGFSKPVTYTLENIEPKQNFESPICVSWNTDVEGGRWTPSGCAILEVSETHTGCSCNRMVNLAIIMAAGELTMEFTLYIISHVGMIISLVCLTVAIITFLMCRTIQNHNTYLHLHLCVCLFLAKILFLTGVDKTDNQVGCAIIAGFLHYLFLACFFWMLVEAVMLFLMARNLKVVNYFSSRNIKMRYLCAFGYGLPALVVAVSAIIQPQGYGMYNRCWLNTETGFIWSFLGPVCTIIVINSILLTGTLWILRQKISSVSSEVSKLKDTRLLTFKAFAQIFILGCSWVLGIFQIGPMANIMAYLFTIINSLQGAFIFLIHCLLNRQVREEYRRCMTRKTKPSSQSETSGIVLSSVPSTSKTETKAFPEAP, from the exons ATATAGATGAATGTTCTCAAAGCCACCCACCATGTGGTCCTAACTCAATCTGCAGAAACCTGCCGGGGAGGTATAAGTGCAACTGTTTGCCTGGTTTCTCTTCTCCCACTGGAAATAACTGGAACCCAGGAAAGCCAGGTCATTTCACCTGTACAG ACATTAATGAATGCCTCTACAGTGGGGTCTGCCCAGAGCACTCTGAGTGTACCAACTCTTTGGGAAGCTACAGATGCAGCTGCCAAGTTGGATTCACCTCTAGAAACTCCACCTGTGAAG ATGTGGACGAATGTGCTGATCCTAGAACTTGCCCAGAGCATTCAACTTGCCACAACAGTCTTGGAAGCTACTCTTGTGCCTGCAacccaggatttgaatccagcgGGGGAAAGATGAGTTTCCAGGGCCTGGGAGAGACTTGTGAAG ATGTGGATGAATGTTCCAGGAACTCGACACTTTGTGGTCCCAGTTCCATCTGCACCAACATCCTGGGAAAATACAGTTGCTCCTGCCTGCCAGGGTTCTTTTCACCTAATTTGTGGAGCCCCGAGAAACCTGAGGCTTTCAAGTGTACAG ATATTGATGAGTGCCTTGATAAGTGCCTTTTCAATGCGACATGCACCAACACCCCCGGGAGCTACTTTTGTACCTGCCACCTTGGCTTTGCACCAAGCAATGGAGAGTTCAACTCCATAGACCCAAAAGTGGACTGCATAG ATATTGACGAATGCCTCCAGGATCCATCACCCTGTGGCCCAAATTCTGTCTGCACCAATACCCTGGGCTCCTACAGCTGTGGCTGCATGGTGGGCTTTCATCCCAATCCAGAAGTCTCCTGGAAATATGGCAACTTCAGTTGCAAAA gGGTTCCCTTCAAgtgtaaagaagatgtgttacccAACAATGAGTGGGTCCAGCTGTGCCAAGTGGGAGCAGCAGTGGAGCCTGAATAT GTTTCCTTTTGTGCACTGATGAATGCCACCCTCAGCATTCTGGATGATGTCTGTAAAAACAAAACCACCGTCATCTCTCTGAAG AGAACGGCTGAGAGCTTTGCCTCTGTGATTGAACAAACATCCACATGGCCCAACTTCACCAAAGAGAAGACATCTACCCTGGCCACAGTCTTACTGGAGAGCGTGGAAAGCACCACTTTGGCAGCTTTTCTGAAACCCTCAGCGAATGTCAGTCAGACTATTCAGACGGACTACTTAG ACATTGAGACCAAAGTTATCAACAAAGGATGCACTGAAGAGAATGAGGCCTTTAATTTGAAAGCGAAAGGGGACAAGATGAAGATTTGGTGCTCCACAATCGAAGAATCTGAATCCACAG GGATCAACGGGGTGGCTTTTGTCTCCTTTGCGGGTATGGAGTCCGTTTTGGATGAGCGCTTCTTCCAAGACCCTCAGATGCCCTTGGCCAACTCCCAGAGGAAGTTGAAGTTGAATTCTCGCATTGTTGGGGGCATCATaacaggagagaagaaagatggGTTCTCTAAACCAGTCACCTACACCCTGGAGAACATTGAG CCAAAGCAGAATTTTGAGAGTCccatctgtgtttcctggaacACAGATGTTGAAGGAGGTAGATGGACACCATCTGGCTGTGCGATCCTTGAAGTTTCTGAGACGCACACTGGCTGCAGCTGTAATCGAATGGTGAACTTGGCCATCATCATGGCTGCTGGGGAGCTCACG ATGGAGTTCACTTTGTACATCATTAGCCACGTGGGCATGATCATCTCTTTGGTGTGTCTCACCGTGGCCATCATCACCTTCCTGATGTGTCGTACCATCCAAAACCACAACACCTACCTCCATTTGCACCTCTGCGTGTGCCTCTTCTTGGCCAAGATTCTCTTCCTCACCGGTGTAGACAAGACCGACAATCAG GTGGGCTGCGCCATCATCGCGGGCTTTCTGCACTACCTTTTCCTCGCTTGCTTCTTCTGGATGCTGGTGGAGGCTGTGATGCTCTTCCTTATGGCCAGGAACCTGAAAGTGGTGAATTACTTCAGCTCTCGAAACATCAAGATGCGGTATCTCTGTGCCTTTGGCTATGGGCTCCCGGCGCTGGTGGTGGCTGTGTCCGCCATCATACAACCACAAGGTTATGGGATGTATAATCG CTGCTGGCTGAATACAGAAACAGGGTTTATCTGGAGTTTCCTGGGGCCAGTGTGCACAATTATAGTG ATCAATTCCATCCTCCTGACTGGGACACTGTGGATCCTGAGGCAGAAGATTTCTAGTGTCAGCTCTGAAGTCTCCAAGCTCAAAGATACCAG GTTACTGACattcaaagcttttgcccagaTCTTCATCTTGGGGTGTTCCTGGGTGTTAGGCATTTTCCAGATTGgacccatggccaatatcatggCTTACTTGTTCACCATCATCAACAGCCTGCAAGGAGCCTTCATCTTTCTCATTCATTGTCTGCTCAACCGCCAG GTACGGGAAGAATACAGAAGATGCATGACCAGGAAGACCAAACCCAGCTCCCAGTCTGAGACCTCAGGGATCGTACTGTCATCCGTTCCCTCCACTTCCAAAACG gaaacaaaagcttttccAGAAGCCCCTTAG